One window of the Candidatus Poribacteria bacterium genome contains the following:
- a CDS encoding zf-HC2 domain-containing protein has protein sequence MRCERCRKLLSWYLESDLPSGEMREIEEHLSTCKECSGELKLLEETLALARELPQLEPPEETCLQLLEKVRAIAKFEKVIYIWREMQSGGKAEVFFSKRLLPVDREVGRNFQYQARIVRRLDGTWWKFARISFLG, from the coding sequence ATGAGATGCGAAAGATGCAGAAAGCTACTATCGTGGTATCTTGAGTCGGATTTGCCATCAGGGGAGATGAGGGAGATCGAGGAACACCTTTCGACCTGTAAGGAGTGCTCGGGGGAGCTTAAACTGCTCGAGGAGACGCTGGCGTTGGCAAGGGAATTGCCTCAGCTTGAGCCGCCGGAGGAAACCTGCCTACAACTGCTGGAGAAGGTCAGGGCGATAGCGAAGTTTGAGAAAGTCATATACATCTGGAGGGAGATGCAAAGCGGAGGAAAAGCAGAAGTTTTCTTCTCTAAGAGGCTGTTGCCGGTAGACCGAGAAGTTGGAAGGAATTTCCAATACCAGGCCCGGATTGTGAGGAGATTGGATGGAACGTGGTGGAAATTTGCAAGGATAAGTTTTCTTGGCTGA
- a CDS encoding PqqD family protein gives MIQKPGMYPWIDVKELGEEAQGEAIIYNYARGEVHRINATALEVLKMCDGKHTAEEIAGKLAEIYDVDLDIAKEDVRELINRFAELELVQEGEFPG, from the coding sequence ATGATTCAGAAACCCGGGATGTATCCGTGGATAGATGTGAAGGAATTGGGAGAGGAAGCTCAGGGAGAAGCGATAATATACAACTATGCCAGAGGTGAAGTTCACAGGATAAACGCCACCGCTCTAGAGGTGCTTAAGATGTGCGATGGGAAACATACTGCTGAGGAGATAGCCGGAAAGCTAGCGGAGATCTATGATGTCGATCTTGATATCGCTAAGGAAGATGTCAGGGAACTGATCAATAGGTTCGCCGAGTTAGAGCTTGTTCAGGAGGGTGAGTTTCCCGGATAA